Part of the Corynebacterium efficiens YS-314 genome is shown below.
GCGTTGCCGCGGTCCAGGGTCAGACGGATGTACTCCCAGGGCAGTGGCTGGGAGGTGGAGGCACAACCGGAGAAGGATGCTGCTGCGTCGTAGAAACCGGGGTAGTGCTGGGGGAATAGCAGAGAGGTGGTGGCGGACATGGACATGCCGGCAATGGCACGCTGACCGTCAGCGTTGAGCTCCTCCTCGAGCGGGCCGGGGAGTTCCTTGACCAGGAAGGTCTCCCACATCTGCTTACCGCCGAGTGCTGCGTTCTCCTGCACCCAGTCGGTGTAGTAGGAGAACTTGCCCTCCATAGGGATGACCACGTTGACGTTCTTCTCCAGGTAGAAGTCGATCACGTCGGTCTGCATGATCCAGTTGGCATTGCCCTCGCCACCGTCACCACCGTTGAGCAGGTAGATCACGGGGCGTGGGCCGGCGGACTCATCGGCGGTGATAACCACGAGGGGGACATCGCGATCCATGGATGGCGAGTAGGCCCACATCTCCTTCACACGCTCGCCGGAGGCATTGACGCGTGCGCGCCAACGCGGAGCCGGCTGCTCTGGGTACTTCGCCCCGACGGTGATGGTGGATTGCGGGGTGTCACCAGCGACTGCTGCTGGGGTCAGCTCGGCTGCGGAGACGGCGGTGGGAGCCACCACAGTGGACAGGGCAATGCCCAGCGCGGCGACAGGCGCGGCAATGCGGCGAAGAAGCTTCATAAGTCTTTCCCTCGTGAAATTGTGGTGGATTGCTCCCAAAAGCTTAAGAGCAACCCGATCGGGACGTCCGGGCGATTAAACCCACTGATCCATAAT
Proteins encoded:
- a CDS encoding alpha/beta hydrolase, which gives rise to MKLLRRIAAPVAALGIALSTVVAPTAVSAAELTPAAVAGDTPQSTITVGAKYPEQPAPRWRARVNASGERVKEMWAYSPSMDRDVPLVVITADESAGPRPVIYLLNGGDGGEGNANWIMQTDVIDFYLEKNVNVVIPMEGKFSYYTDWVQENAALGGKQMWETFLVKELPGPLEEELNADGQRAIAGMSMSATTSLLFPQHYPGFYDAAASFSGCASTSQPLPWEYIRLTLDRGNATPEQMWGPRGGEVNIYNDALINSDKLRGTDLYISNASGLAGHWESANSPRFNGLDQAYLSLAMTETIVTGGLIEAATNKCTHDLKAKLDHAGIPADWNLRPTGTHSWGWWQDDLRGSWDTFARSFGLENENA